CGGAGGTCTGATAGTTGTTCACGTGGTCAACttgtcaagaaggatgaaggaaTGGAAACAATGGATTCACGTACTCTGGCTTCCAACATGACTCTTGTTTTGACCACATCTAAGGGTGTAGTCAAAGCAGCCGCGATACCTCCAGCGACCATCCCGCATCCCGCAGCTTCATACGACGTCGGTCGTCTCCCATCTAAGTAATTCCGGGACAGGACCGATTTGAGATATTCATAAAGTGGGAATTGAATAGAAGTGAATGGGATCTGTAGCATACAAGTCAGTCCACAGAGTGCTACGAAGCAGAACACGGTGTCCTGCGACTTACCTCCCGAGCGATCGTGATGCCGAAACCACGATAAAACCCTCTGATACCCTCAAATTTCATCGTGCTCATAGCAGAATGGAGACTCCCCTTCCCTTGTCCGTATGCTGCCGTCTGTGTACGAGACTTGACTACTTCGGTAGGTACACGAATGAGACATGAGACCTATAATACCAGCTGTCAGCTAGAGAAAAACTTTATTACCACAGACAGCTGAGCATGAACTCACATATTCCGCTCCGGATGCTGCGATCATATGTGTCAACGCTGGATTCGttgagaagaagtcgatcTTGGGTAATCTGGATTTGAGCGCTTCGTAGGTGACAAAGAAAGCAGCAGCTGAGAAGGAAATCAATTCAATCAGTATGTGACCTTCCGGGGCTTGTCCACAGCAAGTGCGGTGGACCATTGTCACTcgtgatcactcaccacccGGAGCGCTACCCATTCCTACACTCCCCACACCGCTGTATACACCCTTGAATCCACCGGATTTCCAAAAGCCAGCAGTCGACTGGATGCGTGTCTTGACTGTATCAAGAGGGAAGAACATGAAGTCGACGGCGATACCTGATATAGCCCCGGACTATGACAAGCACCATCAGTGAGAATGAACAAAGGATCTCAACGGTACAcatgagatgaggaggaccaAGACCCACAAGCAAAGCTCTCTGAGGGGTCGGAGGTGGCTTCGCCGGGTATGCCGTTGATGCTTCTGACATGTCGATGCGATTGTTCCTGTTCAAGCCGTATCAAGCGATGGTGAGCGGCAGACATGAAAGGGTGAAATATAGAGATGCGCTCACCATCAAAGCCAAAGTCAACCTATAATTCGGCCGGACAATCGAAATCGAAGACAACGACAACTGAGGAGCCCCGCATTCGGAGATCCGTATCCTCGCGTGCCTATTCCCATTCACGTCAACCCGGCATAGTTCCTGATCTATCGCCACCGTACAGGACGATTCTCTGGGCTCACGGGTGGACAATCCATTGCATCAACAGTCATCTCCTGCTCATCAACAACCAACCACCAGCACTTGCACGCACTATCCGAGCATCGTTTCCGAGGATAGCTGTCATGCTTTTCGTGCCATCATATTCTCAGACGGACTGATTCCTGCTCAGCCTAGCTTTATCCGTCATGGCTGAAGACGCTTTGGGTACCGCTCGAGGTTTCTCGGTGTCTCATCAGCGGAACGtcctcgagatcgactttgAGGGAGTAATCACCGCATCCGCATTCCTCACTATCCAGCCGAATAACCCcgctcttcgatctctgtATCTTCACGCttcgcctcttcttcagatcAACAATGTAACTCTCTCCTCACCGACAGCAACCGAACCACTTCTTCCGACGCCTGCCTCCTTCACTTTGGTCAATCCATTCCAGCCGTTACCGACCCGCGAGCCACCCATAGATATCAGATCGCATCctgagatcaagaggaaAACATGGGCGGCAACAGGAGAACGGGACGAAGGAGAGTTGTCAATATCGGTCTCAGGAGGGTGGGTGCGACTGATAGAGTCACAGATCATGGGAGGGCAAGGGACTACCCAGGTCGGATTCGCTCCTATTCATGTACAGATCGACTACCAATTGGTACTGGGCGGAAGCGTGGTCGAAGGGATCGTCTTTAGACGGCCAGGCGATGGCGGTGATGAGTACGTGAGTAGATGGCTTCGCAACAAATGCTCAATTTGAGTACTAATGATCCTCGGATAGCAAATACCGCACATGTTCCTCTCTCCAACGACATATGATGCCGCAAGGATCTGGACACCATGTGTTGATAGTCTCTGGGAGCGATGTACATGGGAACTGGAATTCATTGTCCCTCGCTATCTTGAAGGCGGAGATTCAACTTCAGACGATGCTGCTTGCCCTGTGATGGTGATCAGCAGCGGCGAATTGATGGAACAGGTAATatactcttcttcttggccgTCGCAAGTGCTGATTCGGCCCACATAGATAACGCATCCGCATGACCCTCACAAAGTGATCTTCTACTACCTTCAGACGAATCCGACATCCGTTCAGCACATTTCGTTCGCCGCAGGTCCTTTTGAGTTGCACTGTGTGTCTGGCGAAGAATCCCACAAGCCTATTTTGGCTTTCTGCCTCCCTGGGGATGTCGACATGCTCAAGCACTCGACCGCGTTCCTCCCCCGAGTCATGGCCTTCGGTACTGAATTGGGATCATATCCATTCACCGACTTCAAAACGGTCTTCGTCAATAACCCGCGCCTCGAATGTTCAACCTCAGCGACCCTTGCGATTGTCTCGTCTAACCTGCTTCACCCTCCCACGATCATCGAGCAGGCAATGGAAATTCGACAAGTATTATCGCTCGCTTTGATTCAGCAGTGGATCGGGATCAATATCATACAGCGTACTTTTGCGGATACATGGATCGTGAATGGATTGGCTCTCTACATCCAAGGGCAGTTCATCCGCCATCTTCTTGGCAACAACGAGTATCGCTTCAGATTGAAAAAAGATATAGACCGGTGTGTTCAGTTAGACCAAGGATCCAGATGGCCGCTCTGTGTTCCCGGGATACTCGATCCACCTGACGCTTCGACGACCGCTTTCATCAATCTCAAAGCCCCGCTTGTATTGCATATTCTGGACCGACATCTAGCTAAGACCGGAACCTCCCTTGGACTGTCGCAAGTCATCCCGAGGGTATTCGTCGCAGCGTTATCGGATGATCTAGTAGGCAACACATTGACAACACAGTACTTCATCCGTCAATGTCGCAAAGTGTCTGGTCTCGACCTACAGTCCTTTCAAGATCAATGGATCTTTGGTAGTGGATGTCCACGGCTGGCAATTCGCACCAACTTCATCAAGAAAAAGTTCTTGGTAGAGTTTACGGTCACTCAAACCCAACCTGCCAGTGATGCGCTCAATGGCATAAGTgacaagcagaagaaggtagCTGTTTGGAAACGGCCTACCCAATTCTTTGAGGTTTGTTTATTCGTCCAGTTCTTGGCACGATACTCACTGACTTCTCTACCAGGGGAGCTTGACCGTTCGGATACACGAAGCTGATGGAGCACCGTTCGAGCATCTTGTGGACATCAAGACCAATCAACGTACTTTCCCTCTTCCGTTCAACACAAAGTATAAAAGGACACGTCGATCAGGTCATATCGCAGCCCGGTTCAACAAAATGCAGGATGCAATCAAcaacgaagatgacgaggatgaggcgCAACTGCAAGCGGCAGATAGAGCGGGCACGTTCGCATACCCGCCGtgggaagacgaagcagaAAGAAGGCGCTGGAAGGTCGCCGAATGGGGCGAGGAGCAGGCTGACCAGGTTTTGAGCGAAGCAGGAGGTTACGAGTGGATTAGGATCGATCCTGATTGTGAATGGTTGGCAGCTGTTGACTTTGTGGAAAAGCCATGGTGTTGGATCAGTCAGCTACAAGGTGATCGTGACGTTATTGCTCagctcgaggtgagttcacCTTTGCGTGTACACAGGTCCACAAGCTAATCAAAATGAAGGCAATCAACCGTATGCGGGTGTATCCCTCTCCAGTCGTTGCTAGTGAACTGGCAAGAACAGTGTTGGTCAAGAATTACTATTACCGAGTTCGCATGGAAGCTGCACGGGCTTTGGCAGCTGTGGGTCCCTTCCCCAAGGTATCTGAAGCCGCTAATTCGCTGAATAGTACAATATATCGGAGTGCGATTACATTGGGTATTTCCTGGTGATGAAGCTTTTCCAGACGCTATACTGTCATCGTCCAGTAGATCCCGATGTCGAAGTCCCAGACCTCGATTGTCGGCCGTTACCGAACGACTTTTCGAATCTCCCTGATTATTTTGTGAAAAAGGTAAGGACAAAGCACGCATGAAGCCTGGGATGTAATACTGAACTCTCCATCAAGAGCCTTTTGGCTGCGATGGCCGACTTGAGAGATCCATCCACGAGAACGGTATGGCGTAATGTCAGGACCACACTCCTTGAGGTACTTCGTCTGAATGATAATGCTGGCAACTCAGTATGTCCCTTTTCATTGAATGTGGCATAGAAACTGATGTGATCGTGCAATTTCAGTGGTCTGATTCGTACTATTTGGCGGCTTTGATCACCGCAATTGGCAATGCCTTCACAATGGGCGCTGGTAACCAGAATTCGCTTGACGAAACCGAAAAGGAAGCAGAGCAGACATTGCTGAAGAATGCTATGGGAAATGTCGATAGGGCAATGACAATGGACAGACTAGTGCCCAGCTATCATAACCTTGTTACTAAGGCTGGTCTTCAAGTAGGTCCGCCGTCATGCTTCGGGTGCTCCGACTGTACTGATGACTTGTCGAAGTCTCACATCAAGTCTGTGCTTGCTGGTCAACGGACAAACGATCTGAGATTGCTTTTGAGCTACACCCGGTGTGTCTCAGCCGTGCCTCTTTGTAATCATGAGCAGAATTCTGACTGACGGCCATTCTTAGAGAGGGAAATTTCGAGCCCATCAGACTGGTGGCCTTTGATGGTCTGCTGTTATGCAAGCCTCCTGGTCGAAGTGCTGCTCTGGACAAGTATCTCCTCGAGGTGATCAAAACAGACTTCTCGCTAACAATTCGGCGGCATGTCGCAAGAAGTTTGTCGGAgtccatcttgatcgcGTTGGCGTTGGGAGATATTCCCGGAGCTGTCCCACAACCTGCAATCGTGGACGTCAACAACGACACCGATCAAGCGAGAGAGCAGAGGTCTGAGAAACAGGACAATGATATTGTGAAAGCTTTGAGAAAGGACTacgcgaagaagatggacgCAAAACAGTTGATACAGGACAgcttgatgtgagtgacaagCTTAGCAATGTGATTGCCAGCTGAATCAGCAGACCGCTTAGCGAACATTTTGTCATGCCTGATCCGGAAGTCCGTCTTGCGTTACTCAAAGTCGCAGAGATAATCGCATCGAGTACTTCCGAGCCTCTACCTGGCAACTTAATCACGATTCAGACTCCGACGGTTGAAACTCCGGCTCTGATGACGCCGAAGATTCGTTTGAGCATGGGAAGTGCGGACATAAAGCCTGACTCACAAGGTAAGCGCACTTGTAAAGCTGGAACGATATCTTCTGACATGCTTGCAAGGTTATGGCTTCCCCGTGATGGACAATGCACCACTCGCTCCTACACCCGTCAAGATCGTTCTGAACCAAAATGCGGTTTCCAATCactcgtcgaagaagaaggacaaggtaCCAAGGCAGCAGCGGCGTGGATTGACAGATACAGATTTCAAGGCGATCACGATTGCGCTTGATAAAGTGGTACGCCTCTTTCTGCTCAATGACGCTGCGACTGCTGACGAGTTGCACAGCTCCAACACAAGACTAGCCTCTTTTTCCGTCAGCCGGTCGACCCTGTTCGCGATGCGGCGccagagtgagtgaggtTGTGGAAGTCGCGTGGTGCCTAGGCGTTGATCGACGACTTGATAGCTATCTCACCGTTATCAAACAGCCCATGGACCTCTCGACTGTTCGAGCGAAGCTTGACAACGGCATGTATGCCACTCGACAGGAGTTTGTCGCGGACATCCGCTTGATCATTGCGAATTGCTACACATATAATGTCGCGCCTACAAGTCCCGTGCGCAAGGCTGGGGAAGCATTTGAAAAGGTCTTCGACAGCAGTAAGTACCTACACAAGATACGATGGGATATTGTCCGAATCATCGTTGACAGGAAGTTGTGTTAGTTTGGATGAAGACCGAACATACGTTGAGTTCTTCTGCTGCTTCTGCACGTCGTGAAGCTACAACGTCCTCGTCCGATGTCCGATCCGTGGTGATGCTACCCCCATCACGATATGTAGAGGCTGTAAGCGTAACGAAGCCCACCGCCGTGAAATTGAAGGTCAAGCCGCCGAAAAATGTCACCATCGACACGACTGTGCATGTTCCCCCAATGGCCCCGCCGCCGATTCCCCTTGCAAAGAAAGCAGCTCCCCCACCCAGCCCCGATCGGCCACCAGTCCCGCCTTTCACGGCGGAATCATCTAGGGAGAAGCCAAACAAAAAACGCAAGTCGCCAGTGAAAAACAGTCGAAATGACTTGGACGATATATTGGGTGCGGAAATAGACGCGATAGAAGGTCGACCCGTCAAGGACTCTTTCGATGAACTCCTTGAGCCACTGCCAAAAccatcgaagaagatcaaatTAGCACCGTCGCGCCAGTCACCCGAAAAAACATTAGATAGCCGAAGCTCATCCACTCCTGCGCCACCACCTGTCGATCTAAAACCAGTAATTAAGTCACTTCCCAACCCTGTCACAAAGAAGGCCAAGTCTAAAACCCCGGGCGACTACATTTCGGTATCTCCAGCTCCGCCTCAAAGGGCTTCGCCGTCTCTGTCGACCATTTCCAAAGAGGTAGGAGCCTCGCCTCTTATTCCAATTGAGGCATACCCGACACATCCTCAGCCCCCTCCAGACCTGCCTCCTACGACTGAGAACAACGGGTCAATAAAGATGAAACGTGCAAAAGCTTTATTGGCCGCACTGCTGAAGGAGCCTTCGTCCATCATCGCAAGTCTAATgcgtcatcctctttcacgCGTGTACAACCGGCTGACTATTTTGTAGTTTGTGAGACCCGTTGATCCGATCGCTGACGGTTGTCCAACGTGCGTAGTTCGTAACCTATGCTGAACCATGTGACTGCTAATTCCCTTACAGATATCTCGACGAGATAAAACACCCGATGGATTTTGGCACAATTGGCAAAAAGCTTGACCAAAAGAAATACCGCTCCCTTGGGCAATTCGCACGCGATGTCGAGCTTGTTTTCGCCAAGTAGGCTTTCCTTTGTTCTTCCATTGCAAGCTTATTTGTGCTGACACAAGCCATTAGCTGTCGACAGTTCAATCCCCCAGGAGAGATTACTGCATGCGCCGACGCTGTCGAGGCGGTGTACTGGAGGGAATGGCCGAAAGTCACGTCTACCAAGATGACCaacgatgagaagaaggcgatgatCTCGCTTCTCAACCAGACTCTCAAGAACCCTCTCAGCGAGTGGTTCCGATTGCCAGGTAAGTGTTTATCATTGTTGTTGAGAGCGAGCAAGTCTGACGAAGGTTTTTGTAGTCAATCCTGTCGCACTGGGGATCCCGGAGTACTTTGATATGTGAGTGAATTCCGTCTTCTAAATCGCCAACGGAAGTTGACAATTCCTCGTGCCTCGTGCAGCATCCCTGAGGATGACGCCCGCGATTTGTCTCTGATTAAGGCCAAGATGGACAAAGGGCAGTATCAGTCAGCGAAacaggtggacgaggatgtcgaACTGATGTTGGAGAACGCTAGGGTTTTCAACGGGGATGGACCCGTTGTGGATGCGGCGAACGTGTTGGGCAAATGGTGGCAGAGTCAGAGGTCGAAAATGGAGTAGTCCTAGTAGCGCGGAACAAAAGGCTTTGGCGGCCCAATTGCATGTATTCGTATTCGCCtcctcacatcatcatgtcatgtTGAACAGCGATGTTTCTGTAGCCACACCAGAGACAGTACTCTTATATGATCCCTTGTGAATTGGAGCATTTCCACATACTTCGGGATTAGTAGATCCACCGAAAAGACCTGGAAACAGGATTCGCCACATTCACATAGACCGATCGATTTGATTCCGTTCATCAattcgctcttcctctcactgGGACTGAGATATCTCGAATCTCTCTTGTTCCGTTCTCTTCAGCTACTCTAGACATAGCACTCAAAATGTCCACATCCGTATTACCGCCTTCTGAAGGTACTGCTGGGCCTTCGTCGTCTGGTCTCCCACCCCTCGCCGACCTGGTGCGAAGAAGTACGAAACGCACTCGTGTCATTTATGGATTAGACGGAGCAGGTGCAGATGACGGCCTGGCCAGAGCGTGAGTGGGCAGCACGAGTCCTTACCTACAACGATAGTATTTGCGTGCTGAGATGCCTGGTCACTGTCGATAGTAACAAACTCAAACTGGCTTCGAAGTTGGCGACAGAATACAAGGATGTTCAGACATTGCCTCCAATCTTGCAAGCTCAACAAGCAGGTCCTGCTGGGCCCAAACGACCAGGTCAAACACCTGGACCTGCTGCTTCAGGCCCTGCAGTACCCGGTCAAAAACTCATTGGTGGACCAGATGCAGAGCCCACGTAAGTCGCATTGACGGCATAGAtcggagagatggatgactCGCTAACATTATCAATCTTCATTATATcacagatcatcatctgctcCTGGACCTGCTGCTGAACCTCGTGCTCTCGTCAAATTCAGACATCAACAAGGATTCGCCGCTGAAGGTGGTCAGACCGGATCTAAGCTGTCTCAAGcgttgatgaggaagaaggaagcgagGGAAGTCAAACCGGAATATCACCCACAGTGTGAGCTGTgatcttttccctttcctgtATGAGATTTGCTGACATGCTCCTAAACGACAGGGAAACTCACACGAGTCATCTCGGGACATATGGGCTGGGTCAGAGCAGTTGCGGTAGATCCTGGAAACCAGTGGTTTGCAACGGGCGCAGGCGATCGAGTTGTaaaggtcagcttcgaAGTTACTACTCAGACCAAAGATTCGGCTGACATGGCTAATTTTTAGATCTGGGACCTCGCCTCTGGAGAGCTCAAGCTTTCCTTGACTGGTCATATCTCTACTATTCGTGGTCTTGCCGTCTCAGATAGACACCCATACCTCTTCTCAGCAGCCGAAGATAAGGTGAGTGACCCACACTTGAGTGGTCAATCAGTTCAGCTGACTCATTTTGGGTAGATGGTCAAATGTTGGGATCTGGAGACCAACAAGGTCATTCGACATTACCATGGTCATTTCTCAGGTGTCTACTCCTTGTCGTAAGTGAAAACTCCTTCTCTGCGCCAATTTCTGCACAGtagaagctgacatgtccATTCAGCGTACACCCAACGTTAGACGTGCTCGTCACCGCTGGTCGAGATGCGAGTGTGCGAGTGAGTCAGGGTCGCCATCTACGAGCGTAGAGGCCTATTGACCGGTCGTTCTTTAGGTATGGGACATGCGATCACGAGCCAATATCTTCACTCTCACGGGTCATACCAGTACCGTTGCCGATGTCAAAACTCAAGCTTCCGACCCTCAAATCATCTCCGGTAGTATGGACAGCACTGTCAGGTGGGTTGATTTTTGACCCTTTTCGTTGTGGCCACTGCTGACCTCTTCACAACAGGTTGTGGGATCTTGCAGCTGGTAAATGCATGACAACCCTCACGCATCACAAGAAATCGGTTCGTGCGCTTGCCATCCACCCTACAGAGTATTCTTTCGCGAGTGCCAGTGCAGGAGGAAACAAGTGAGTTTGGTTCTCCACCGCTGAAGTTGACCGAATGCTGATCCAATTCGAACAGTATCAAAAAGTGGAAGTGCCCAGAAGGAACTTTTGTCCACAACTTTGTCGGTCACGAGGCCATTATCAACACCATGAGTGTGAACGAGGAGGGTGTGATGTTCTCTGGTGGTATGtgtccttcctcgtccGTTCCTTCGGAACCCAGCTGATCGATCGTACAGCGGACAACGGAACACTCACTATGTGGGATTACGCTACTGGTTTGCCATTCCAACACCTGAAGGATATCCCACAACCAGGTTCTCTCGACGCCGAAGCGGTGAGTGGCTTGGACTTTATGGCACAGTCTGGACAGCATGGCTGATACAGCATCTTCCCAGGGCGTGTTCTGTTCCACCTTCGACAAGACAGGAACACGACTGATTACAGGCGGTGCGGACAAGACGATCAAGGTGTACTCGGAGCAGGCATAGAAAGACAGAATGTATACGACCACAAGATGCATTGTACGAAATACACATCCGTGCTTTCCATCTATGTTTACACGGACAGCTCTGCTATTTTGACGTTCTTGAGGTCCTCCTCGTAAGGCTTGAGAGCAGGCTTGACCCAATCTCTGAGGAAACCGTCGACCTGTTCAGGTGCTCTTCCGACGAAAGTCTTGGGGTCCAGCAGATCGTCCAGTTGACTCCAGATGGGTTCAAAGTAAttgtccttcttgactCGATCAATGAGATCATTCTCGCCACCTTGCTCCTTGACCACAGCTCCAGCTTGATGAGACAGGACTCGGATCTTCTCGTGACATTCCTGTCTGTCTCCACCAGCCTTGACGATAGCCATGATGATGTTCTCGGTAGCCATAAAGGGGAGTTCTTGGCTGATTCGTCGACCGATCACCCGTGGGTAGACGACGAGACCTTCAGAGATATTCTGGAGGGtagtgaggaggatgtcgGCAGTGAGGAAAGCTTCGGGTATCGTGACTCGTCGATTGGCACTGTCGTGACATTTTCAGTCAGCTCCGTAAATACATGTATGGCACAGATGAAGAaaagagcgagagcgacCGACCTGTCATCCAGGGTTCGCTCAAGCCATTGAACGGAAGAGGTCATCAGGGTGTTCTGGTAGATGACCATGAGATGACGGGCAAGAGAACATGCTCGTTCGCATCGCATCGGGTTGCGCTGAACGTATGTTCGATCAGACGGATGAACTCATGGACGCAAAAGCCTTCAACGACGCACTTTGTAAGCCATGGCGGAACTACCGATctgatccttctcgaaaggctcctcgatctccttgagATTGGCAAGTAACCGGACTGTCCGTTCATTCACACGTCAGTAGGGCCAAAGTCCAGGAGAAAGACGACACTCACTATCGGTAGCAATCTTGTGAACGGTGGCACCGAAGCTTGACAACGGACCGAGCACATCGGCATCAATCTTCCGAGAATAAGTCTGACCAGTCACAGGGTAGGCGTAGGGGAAACCGAAGAGCTCGGTCACTCGTTTGTCCAGAGCCTCAACCTGTGCtagaggtgagttgaaggATACTCCGTATGAGTGACGGACACGTACCTTGGCATGGTCACCGTCGAAGAGAGCCAAAAAGGAGCCCTGAGTACCAGTAGTACCCTTGACACCTCGGAAACCCAAGTCGCTACGAGCCCGCTCGAGGTTTCTCAAATCCCACAACAACTCCTGAATCCAAAGAGTCGCACGCTTTCCGACGGTTGTTAGTTGCGCAGGttggaagtgagtgaaaCCGAGGGTAGGGAGATCTCTGTATTGTTCGgcaaaggaggagaacCGAGAGATGACGGTAGCGAGCTTGGGCAGGAGAATGGACAGGCCTTCtcggaggaagatgaggtcgGCATTGCTGTTTGACGACAAGTGAGCAAGTCTGAAAGCGTAGGCAACACGAGCGACTTACTCGGTGACATAGCATGAGGTGGCACCCAAACTATTTGATGTCTGTCAGATGATGTCCTCTCTTGCCACTAATGGGGGATCTCACTGAATGATACCGGCGGCAGCGGGTGCAACAGTACCGAATGTGTGGACATGAGCCATCACATCGTCTGAAAGAGTAACCTTGTCAGCTGGATCTGCGAACTCCGGGTCTATTCGGACTGACGTCGtcgtttcttctcctcgtcggcGGCGACCTTCATCTGGCCctcgtcgaggtcgagatgagcGCGCATCTGCTCGATAGCATCGTCCGAGATATCGAGACCAAGCTCCTATGGTGTCCCATTAGTCGCCGAGTCTGACCGCACAATCCAGTCACCGAGCAGCTCGCACCTTCTCGGCGATAGCCAGGTTGAGCCATAGCTTTCTCCAGGTCCCGAATCGGGTCTGTTCGTTGCTGCATGAGCGTATGTAATAGCTTTGTTCGGATGTGAACCACTGCCTACCCCGTTGGAGAACAGCTTAGACATCTCCTTGGATGCATAACGACTACATGATGCATCGCGATCAGTTTCCACATCGCTCGAGACGGAGCCGATAAGGTTTCCGGATGCTCACGAAGAGAGGGGAGTCTGATAGGTGTCCATGTTGGGCCACTCCTGATATGATCGAATCAAGAACCAACCAGCTCGAAGCGAGGTGATTGTATCCAAAGGTCAAAAAGTCAACAGGAAAACGTTCAGACTTTTTGTGGTAAAAAAACCCTTCTGCCCAAGGACAACGATTGAGGATGATAAGCGAATTGGTTCCGATATTGCTTGCTGCCTGTTTGGGTGTCAGCGAGATTGCCACGTCATTGGCCCCAATTGGAATTCGAAATAGCCGGTGTGTACCCTGGGGTTGGGGGTGGGTGGGGGACAGCAAATGTATGATGTCGGTCACGTGCGTTTGGCTTTGGGCCCCcagaagagaggagaccACGCgcatacacacacacactgGGTAAGGTAACTAGGTTTAACGACCACTCACGTTCTTGCCATTTTGCGAcctatctctctctctccctctctctcatcatcagccTTGGAATCAAATACATCACAGTAGTGAATACATCAGGTCACTCTTTCTCATTCACCTGTGCTGACGATCCACTTACCCACTTCCTCAGCCTACACATACTTGTACATCATGGTCAAGGCTGTCGTTTGCGGAGCTGCGGGCGAGTACCCATTCCTGGCCCTTGGCGTCGCCAGTCGCTCACTCATACATCCCACACTGACCCTCCTGTCTCCGATGCTACAGGTGGTATCGGTCAACCTCTGTCCCTCttgctcaagctcaaccCACTCATCACCGAGCTCTCCCTCTACGACGTGGTCAACGCTGTCGGAGTGAGTAGTGTTTCATCTCGGTTGCTCAGTCCTTATCACCCTCCTTTGTACCGGCTCGTGCTGTGACTCCGCATGGTGATGACGACTGCCCGTctcacttcttctgctGTTGCATTCACGGACCTGCTTACACCATCGCCAGGTTGCTACCGATCTTTCTCACATTGCAACTCCCGCTCAAGTCACTGGTTTCCTTCCAGCCGACAATGGTGCTGAGAAGGCCCTGAAGGATGccgac
Above is a window of Kwoniella newhampshirensis strain CBS 13917 chromosome 9, whole genome shotgun sequence DNA encoding:
- a CDS encoding adenylosuccinate lyase; this translates as MDTYQTPLSSRYASKEMSKLFSNGTRFGTWRKLWLNLAIAEKELGLDISDDAIEQMRAHLDLDEGQMKVAADEEKKRRHDVMAHVHTFGTVAPAAAGIIHLGATSCYVTDNADLIFLREGLSILLPKLATVISRFSSFAEQYRDLPTLGFTHFQPAQLTTVGKRATLWIQELLWDLRNLERARSDLGFRGVKGTTGTQGSFLALFDGDHAKVEALDKRVTELFGFPYAYPVTGQTYSRKIDADVLGPLSSFGATVHKIATDIRLLANLKEIEEPFEKDQIGSSAMAYKRNPMRCERACSLARHLMVIYQNTLMTSSVQWLERTLDDSANRRVTIPEAFLTADILLTTLQNISEGLVVYPRVIGRRISQELPFMATENIIMAIVKAGGDRQECHEKIRVLSHQAGAVVKEQGGENDLIDRVKKDNYFEPIWSQLDDLLDPKTFVGRAPEQVDGFLRDWVKPALKPYEEDLKNVKIAELSV
- a CDS encoding pre-mRNA-splicing factor PRP46, yielding MSTSVLPPSEGTAGPSSSGLPPLADLVRRSTKRTRVIYGLDGAGADDGLARANKLKLASKLATEYKDVQTLPPILQAQQAGPAGPKRPGQTPGPAASGPAVPGQKLIGGPDAEPTSSSAPGPAAEPRALVKFRHQQGFAAEGGQTGSKLSQALMRKKEAREVKPEYHPQWKLTRVISGHMGWVRAVAVDPGNQWFATGAGDRVVKIWDLASGELKLSLTGHISTIRGLAVSDRHPYLFSAAEDKMVKCWDLETNKVIRHYHGHFSGVYSLSVHPTLDVLVTAGRDASVRVWDMRSRANIFTLTGHTSTVADVKTQASDPQIISGSMDSTVRLWDLAAGKCMTTLTHHKKSVRALAIHPTEYSFASASAGGNNIKKWKCPEGTFVHNFVGHEAIINTMSVNEEGVMFSGADNGTLTMWDYATGLPFQHLKDIPQPGSLDAEAGVFCSTFDKTGTRLITGGADKTIKVYSEQA